The following DNA comes from Moritella sp. 24.
ATTGCTGCAATTAAAGAATTAGCATTAGCAGTCGGTATCCCAACAGGTTTAACAAGTTTAAACGTAAAAGTTGAAGATATCCCTGAATTGGCTAAAAATGCTTTAAATGACGCGTGCGGATTTACAAATCCAAAACAAGCTACTCACGAAGAAATTTGCGCGATCTTTAACGCAGCAATGTAATTAATTTATTGCGAGTATTGTTTCATCATGCCTCGCAATAAAGCTGAACTCCAGTAAGGTAATGTAATTAAGCCCAGTACGCGTTTCGATATCTGGGCTTTTTTACACCTCTATTTTGATGCGCAGGAGACTAATTCGCACTCCAAACTTGCTGACCTGTCCGGCTAAAGTTATAGCCACCTAATTGATCACCTTTGGCTTGGATCTTCATATCAGATAATGACTGTAGCAATTGTTGTTGTAAGGTGCGGAAATAGATATTTTTTGGGATCACTAATTCAAATGCTTCGGTACTCAGTGGAATGAAGCCTAACCCAAACTCACCAGCGGTACTTTGACTCGCACAACCTACATCTGCTTCACCACGGGCAATACAAGATGCTAATTCTCGTTCACTGTGACAGGTTTCAGCTGCTGTGAGCATCTCAACCGTTGTCGCATGGTTGTGTAACCACTCTGCTAACGCACGCATACTACCAGCCCCTTCTTGACGTAAGGCCCAACGCCAGCGTGATGTTAATAACTCTTGTAAATTTAACGAACGTGAGTTGACTAAATCAGCCAATTCTTTACTTACCACTAAGCCTTGCTGACGTTCAAACGCATGGATCAACACCCAGTTTTTATGACCTGGATACTGTTGCAATAATGCAGGGTGGCGTAAGCTCGCTTCTTCGGCATGACCCCAGTGAATCGCACACATATCAACATGGCCTTTACTCAGCATTGCCAGACCTTGTCGTGTGCCAGTTGAGGTATAACCCACCAATGCAGTACTACCAAGTTTTTGCGCCATTTTACCCACAACCAATTGCAAGAGTGGATCATCTGAGCCTGCAATTAAGAGGCGATCATTCAGCGCGCCATTATGGCAAGATTCGAGTAGCCATTTATCCAACATCGATTTTGGAAATAACCATTTCCCCGTTACTTTGGTTGCAGGTAAATGCCCGTCATTGGCCAGTGTGTAGACCTTTTTTTCATTCAGGTCTAAATACTCTGCCACTTGTTTCACGTTCATAAACGCGGGAAAGTGTTCACTCATGCACTTTTACCAATTGGATCTTGTGACTGTGTTTTAGGTTGTGATTGAGAAAGAGCGTCTGCTTCAGGGCCTTTCACATCTAACACTAAATTAGCCATACCGTTATACACTTGGAAGCGATTTCCTTTCGCGCGCGCAACCATGGTAATACCCAGTTTTTTCGCTAAGTCGTAACCCATTTGAGTCGCACCAGAACGAGATAGCAATACAGGAATACCCATCTGCGCAACTTTAATGACCATTTCAGACGTTAAACGGCCCGTTGTATAGAAAATTTTATCTTCACCTGTTTGGCCTTTTAACCACATCTCACCAGCCAAGGTATCAACAGCGTTGTGACGACCAACATCTTCAACAAAGGATAAGATCTCAGTGTCTCTACAAACGGCGCAACCGTGTACTGCACCAGCTGCTTTATAGGTTGCGTTGTGGTGGGTTAGTGCCTCTAACAAACCATACAGTCTTGATTGGCGTAATGTGGGTTGTGGTAGTGTGACATCTTCTAGTTTTTTCATCACGTTACCAAACATCGTGCCTTGGCCACAGCCAGAGGTAACCGTTTTTTTGGTTAGCTTCTCTTCTAAGCCATCGGTGCTTTCATGGGTTATCACGGCGGCAGAGTTAGAATCCCAATCAATGATCAATGACTCAATCGCACTGATGTCTTCAATGAAGCCTTGGTTTTTTAAATACCCTAATACGAGGTCGGCTGGGCGAGCACCAAGTGTCATCACTGTCACTACTTCAACCCAGTTTAAGTAAATCGTTAAAGGATGTTCGCACGCGATCTCTTTGGTCATGGTATCGCCATACTCATCCATGATGTCAACAGTCATAGTGTGTTCAACTGAAGAGTTGGTTCTAATTATTTTTGGTAATTGCGGCATCCGAAAGTCCTACTTGTTTATATATCTATGAAGAGGTAAAGCAAGGTTCATTCCAACTTAACTATTTTATTTGCCATTATTTTATAACTTGGTCTAAATTTTGCTGAGTAGGGAAAGTTAGATAACAAATTCTAAATAATTATAAAAATAGAACAAAGGAGCATGTGTGCAACAAGCTGATGAACATAAGCGCTTAGAAAAAGACGAATCAAGTTGGCCAATCAAGTTTCGTCTTTGTTCTGAAGAGAAACAAATTGGACGCTGGACGACCTTGTCTTGGTCTATTGATAATGTTGAATTGTATGATCACAACCACACACAAGATGATGCCAGCATCGGCATTAGCTATGAGCGTGTATTAACCTTATACCGCGATGAACGGACCGATTACCGTTTTAACCTCAGCTCACAAGACCCGCATCTATTTATTGTTTGTGAAGAAAATAATGAGCAGCTATCACCGTTACTTATTACTGTCGCGCAAAGTGTCGCGAGCAGTTATATGGATGGTGACTATCAAGTGTTACATATTCAAATGCCATTACCGGTACAGGCTTGGATGGAAGCTTTTATTGGGCGTCACGGCGAACTAATTGAATTTAAAAAGAAACGTTATAAAGATAAGAAGGGACGTTCAAGTGGCAACTAACTTTTTTCAACGTTGGTCAAGTCGTTCTCTAACAGCTAAAGACAAGGCTTCAAAAGAATTACTTGATACAAATGAAGCCGCAGTCGAGTCGCTAGAGCCTGAGCTCATAATTGAACAGGTTCATGAATCTAATTCAGAATCAAATCAAGTGGATGGGCTCAGTAATGATGTTACCGATGATGCGGTAGCGAGTGATAAAGATAAGCAGAATGGTCTTGCAGATAAAAGTAGCGATGAAACACTCACGATTGCCGATGCAGATAGCGTCACTTTTGATAGTGGTGTTGCTTCATTCTTGCAGCAGGGTGTTGATAAATCAGTTAAAAAGGCAGCGTTAGCCAAACTGTTTCACTCTGACGAGTTCAATTATATCAGTGATATGGATGATCATACTGAAGACTTTTCTAATATCCCCAAACTTGATGACAGTGTCGCGAAGCAGCTACGTGGTTGGGTTAACAAGGTATTAGATGAACCAGAGCAAGACGTCGCGCTAGACCAGGAAATAGATCGAGAGTTAAATACAGAGCTAACAGAAGACCCTGAAATACAAACAGCAGAAACGTCAGTAGTGGAAGATGAGATTACTGAACCCGTCACGGAAGATTTCGAACATTCACCTAGCGCTGATGAGGTTCATCACAAAACTTATCAGCAAGATGAGACATAAAGGGACTAAAAACCTTATTTTTAATCGGGACAATTTGATGCAGGTGTGATTATTTGTAGCGACAAAATGTCTCAATTAGAAATACCCCAACTATCCTTATCTGACTTTAGCTCTTTATAAGTCATTTTATTCCGTTAAAAGTTGGTTCGGTTATTGCTCTATTAGCTACAGAAAAATACGGTGCGAATTGTACGGTAGTGCAGCCTTAAGAGCAGCGAGAATAAACTCGCAGTTTAATCGACACTGAATAGCGGTGACGAGTATACAGGAATAACAATGTTAAGAAGTATTCTAGAAACATTTACTGATAACAATGGTCAAGCACGCTTAACGGCGATTGCGGGCACGGTTGAATTATCTAACTTGATCCCACCAACGGTTTCTTACGAGAGCCGCGGGAATTTATTGATCATTGGTGCATACGATACGATCACTGCGTTAGCGCCGCAATTTGCCACGCTTAACTCTGTGACACTACTTGCGACCTCTGCGACAGAAGCGGTGAAAGCGAGCAAGGACACAAACGTATTTTTCAGTGATGACGTTATGATTAAAGGCTACCTTGGCGCGTTCGAAGTGAACTGCCGTGTAGCGGGTAGCTTACTGAATACCTATACCAACCTAGCAGAAGTCACGATCGGTGGTGATAGCTTTGATTTAGTGGTTGATATGAGCGCTGATAGCATTATCAACACCGAGATACCTGCACCCGGTTATTACCCCGTTGGCAGTGGTAAAGCAGCGATTGCAGATGTGATTGAAACTTTACCTGACATGTTAGGTACGTTTGATAAACCAAAATACTTCCGTTTAGACAATGACATTTGTGCCCATTCATCACGTGGTGTGAGTGGTTGTACACGTTGTGTTGATGCTTGTCCGGCGGGTGCATTATCAAGTAATGGTCATGCTATCGAAATAAACCCGTTCTTATGTCAGGGCGTAGGTACATGCGCAACCGCGTGTCCGACAGAAGCTATTACTTACGCATTACCTGAGGCTGAAAAGACGCAGAACTTTATCTACCGTTTATTAAACAGCTATCAAATGGCGGGTGGTGAGAAGCCGACGATTTTATTCTTTGGTCATCGAGATGAAGAGGCGCTCGCAGCGCAATTGCCTTCATTACCGTCGAATGTGATCCCGATAGCATTGGAAGAGTTAGCGACTGTGGGGGTCGATACTTGGTTTAGCGCGTTGGTTTACGGTGCGCACCAAGTACTGCTTGCAACGAATATCGCTTACCTCCCTGCAACGATTGATCGTGTATTAAAAGATGAATTAGGTATCGCCAATAACTTCTTAACGGAACTTGGTTTTGAAGCTGACCGTATTTGCTTATTCGATCTTAATAAAGCAGCTGACTTTGTCGTGTTCCCAGCCTCTTTATTACCTGTTGCTGATAATAAGATCGCAGTGATGGATAGCGGTGTATTAGCCGAACAATTATCAGGGACTAAGCGTGAAAAACTATTTAGTGCATTAGATCGATTACACGTACAAAGCACGGTTAAGCCGACACAGTCTGACGTACCAGAAAATGCACCTTACGGTAGCGTTGAATGTAAAACTGATGATTGCACCTTATGCATGGGCTGTGTAGCAGTATGTCCAACACGCGCATTACACGCAGTGGGTGGTCGTCCCGGTTTACAGTTTAAAGAGCAAGATTGTGTGCAGTGTGGCTTATGTGAAAAAGCCTGCCCAGAGCAAGTCATCAGCTTAAAACCTGGACTTAATTGGGATGCTGAAAATCGCCAAAGTGCAGTGATGATCCACGAAGAAGAAGCGGCTTGTTGTTTAAGTTGCGGTAAAGCATTTGCGCCAGCCTCAATGATTAAAATGCTGACCGAGAAATTACAAGGTCATTCACAATTTCAGGGTGATGCTATTCGCCGTTTATCTATGTGTGAAGACTGTCGTGTACGCGATATTTTTTCTGACATGGCTGATGATCCAACAAGTCAGTTGCGAGTGTAAAACGAAATGATGGAAACACAAAACATGTCACAGCCAATTGCTGAAGAAACTACATTACGTATCGATATCTATAGCTTGCTTGCTCACTTATTACGTAAGGCTCCCGACGCTGACGTGATTGATTGGTTAGCGAATTTAGATGTAGATGCACCGAATGAGTTGATTCAAACCACGGGTATGTCAGCGGCTTGGCCGTTATTAAAACTCGCGTCACAAAAGACGTTATTAACCGCAGTGGAAGATGAATATCAAGATCTGTTTATTGGTATTGGCCACGGTGAGATCGTGCCGTTTGGCTCTTGGTTCCTGACTGGTTCACTAATGGAAATGCCATTAGCGCATTTACGCCATGATTTGAAAAAACTGG
Coding sequences within:
- a CDS encoding helix-turn-helix transcriptional regulator is translated as MSEHFPAFMNVKQVAEYLDLNEKKVYTLANDGHLPATKVTGKWLFPKSMLDKWLLESCHNGALNDRLLIAGSDDPLLQLVVGKMAQKLGSTALVGYTSTGTRQGLAMLSKGHVDMCAIHWGHAEEASLRHPALLQQYPGHKNWVLIHAFERQQGLVVSKELADLVNSRSLNLQELLTSRWRWALRQEGAGSMRALAEWLHNHATTVEMLTAAETCHSERELASCIARGEADVGCASQSTAGEFGLGFIPLSTEAFELVIPKNIYFRTLQQQLLQSLSDMKIQAKGDQLGGYNFSRTGQQVWSAN
- a CDS encoding formate dehydrogenase accessory sulfurtransferase FdhD, giving the protein MPQLPKIIRTNSSVEHTMTVDIMDEYGDTMTKEIACEHPLTIYLNWVEVVTVMTLGARPADLVLGYLKNQGFIEDISAIESLIIDWDSNSAAVITHESTDGLEEKLTKKTVTSGCGQGTMFGNVMKKLEDVTLPQPTLRQSRLYGLLEALTHHNATYKAAGAVHGCAVCRDTEILSFVEDVGRHNAVDTLAGEMWLKGQTGEDKIFYTTGRLTSEMVIKVAQMGIPVLLSRSGATQMGYDLAKKLGITMVARAKGNRFQVYNGMANLVLDVKGPEADALSQSQPKTQSQDPIGKSA
- a CDS encoding DUF3305 domain-containing protein, translating into MQQADEHKRLEKDESSWPIKFRLCSEEKQIGRWTTLSWSIDNVELYDHNHTQDDASIGISYERVLTLYRDERTDYRFNLSSQDPHLFIVCEENNEQLSPLLITVAQSVASSYMDGDYQVLHIQMPLPVQAWMEAFIGRHGELIEFKKKRYKDKKGRSSGN
- a CDS encoding DUF3306 domain-containing protein; its protein translation is MATNFFQRWSSRSLTAKDKASKELLDTNEAAVESLEPELIIEQVHESNSESNQVDGLSNDVTDDAVASDKDKQNGLADKSSDETLTIADADSVTFDSGVASFLQQGVDKSVKKAALAKLFHSDEFNYISDMDDHTEDFSNIPKLDDSVAKQLRGWVNKVLDEPEQDVALDQEIDRELNTELTEDPEIQTAETSVVEDEITEPVTEDFEHSPSADEVHHKTYQQDET
- a CDS encoding 4Fe-4S dicluster domain-containing protein is translated as MLRSILETFTDNNGQARLTAIAGTVELSNLIPPTVSYESRGNLLIIGAYDTITALAPQFATLNSVTLLATSATEAVKASKDTNVFFSDDVMIKGYLGAFEVNCRVAGSLLNTYTNLAEVTIGGDSFDLVVDMSADSIINTEIPAPGYYPVGSGKAAIADVIETLPDMLGTFDKPKYFRLDNDICAHSSRGVSGCTRCVDACPAGALSSNGHAIEINPFLCQGVGTCATACPTEAITYALPEAEKTQNFIYRLLNSYQMAGGEKPTILFFGHRDEEALAAQLPSLPSNVIPIALEELATVGVDTWFSALVYGAHQVLLATNIAYLPATIDRVLKDELGIANNFLTELGFEADRICLFDLNKAADFVVFPASLLPVADNKIAVMDSGVLAEQLSGTKREKLFSALDRLHVQSTVKPTQSDVPENAPYGSVECKTDDCTLCMGCVAVCPTRALHAVGGRPGLQFKEQDCVQCGLCEKACPEQVISLKPGLNWDAENRQSAVMIHEEEAACCLSCGKAFAPASMIKMLTEKLQGHSQFQGDAIRRLSMCEDCRVRDIFSDMADDPTSQLRV
- a CDS encoding molecular chaperone: MSQPIAEETTLRIDIYSLLAHLLRKAPDADVIDWLANLDVDAPNELIQTTGMSAAWPLLKLASQKTLLTAVEDEYQDLFIGIGHGEIVPFGSWFLTGSLMEMPLAHLRHDLKKLGFQRDESVKEPEDHIAALLEVMTMLVAENNHKVQAEFFNRHIDTWFERFCQDLKVAKNAVFYSAVAELALQFLSIEKIRFIDVKK